A portion of the Suricata suricatta isolate VVHF042 chromosome 11, meerkat_22Aug2017_6uvM2_HiC, whole genome shotgun sequence genome contains these proteins:
- the CARNS1 gene encoding LOW QUALITY PROTEIN: carnosine synthase 1 (The sequence of the model RefSeq protein was modified relative to this genomic sequence to represent the inferred CDS: inserted 1 base in 1 codon): protein MLLCLSPAWLMKVPAPGQPDEAALLVSKAVSFYPGGLTFLDDFVPPRRATYFLAGLGLGPGRGREAAELARDLTCPTGASAELARLLEDKLLTRRLLAQQGGVAVPATLAFTYKPPALLRVGDASPGLRLVELSGKEGQEALVKEEVGAFLHSEALGDALQVAVKLSGWRWRGRQALRLYPRAGLGTVVDTVLALLEKLEEEESVLVEAVCPPARLPFPGSPPPGPALAVRICAVVCRTQGDRPLLSKVVCSVGREDRPPRHQSSLPQSLEVALARCGLGEATQVAVVRRRVKAAAEAALAAVLALEAGLSAEQRGGRRAXXXXXXXXXXXXXXXXXXXXXXXXXXXXXXXXXXVETMLRRSARCLMEGKQLLVIGAGGVSKKFVWEAARDYGLKLHLVESDPNHFASQLVQTFIHFDVTEHRRDEENARLLAELVRARGLQLDGCFSYWDDCLVLTALLCQELGLPCSPPAAMRLAKQKSCTQLHLLRCQGPPWPAPSLHAVPCCPLESEADVERAVHQVPLPGVMKLEFGAGAVGVRLVEDAPQCHEHFSRVTRDLQGEADHPGIGLGWGNAMLLMEFIEGTEHDVDLVVFGGRLLAAFVSDNGPTRLPGFTETAACMPTGLAPEQEAQLVQAAFRCCLGCGLLDGVFNVELKLTGAGPKLIEINPRMGGFYLRDWILELYGVDLLLAATMVACGLRPALPTHPRARGHLVGIMCLVSQHLQALSSTASRETLQALHDRGLLRFNLLEEVLVPGDYEEPYCSVACAGPSLAEARLRLLGLCQGLGLDGPHYPVAHFLSHFK from the exons ATGCTCCtttgcctgtcccctgcttggcTGATGAAGGTGCCAGCACCTGGGCAGCCGGACGAGGCGGCCCTGCTGGTCTCCAAGGCCGTGAGCTTCTACCCGGGGGGCCTGACGTTCCTGGATGACTTTGTCCCCCCGCGCCGAGCCACCTATTTCCTGGCGGGCCTGGGGCTGGGACCTGGCCGGGGTCGAGAGGCGGCTGAGCTTGCCCGTGACCTGACCTGCCCCACAGGAGCCTCGGCTGAGCTGGCCCGGCTGCTGGAGGACAAGCTGCTGACCAGGAGACTGCTGGCTCAGCAGGGTGGCGTGGCTGTGCCAGCTACCCTGGCTTTCACCTACAAGCCACCAGCACTGCTGCGGGTAGGGGACGCCAGCCCAGGACTACGGCTGGTGGAGCTGAGTGGCAAAGAGGGCCAGGAGGCACTGGTGAAGGAGGAAGTGGGGGCCTTCCTGCACTCCGAGGCCTTGGGCGATGCCCTGCAG GTGGCTGTGAAGCTCAGCGGCTGGCGCTGGCGGGGGCGGCAGGCGCTGCGTCTCTACCCACGAGCGGGGCTGGGCACAGTGGTGGACACGGTGCTGGCGCTGCtggagaagctggaggaggaggagagtgtCCTGGTGGAGGCTGTGTGCCCACCTGCCCGGCTGCCCTTCCCAG GCAGCCCCCCACCTGGGCCTGCGCTGGCTGTGCGGATCTGTGCCGTGGTATGTCGGACACAGGGGGACAGGCCCCTGCTGAGTAAG GTGGTGTGCAGTGTGGGTCGTGAGGACCGGCCTCCGCGGCACCAGAGCTCCTTGCCACAGTCGCTGGAGGTGGCACTGGCCCGGTGCGGCCTGGGTGAGGCGACGCAGGTGGCGGTCGTGCGGCGGCGCGTCAAGGCAGCGGCCGAGGCCGCGCTGGCCGCCGTGCTGGCCCTGGAGGCCGGCCTGAGCGCTGAGCAGCGCGGCGGGCGTCGGG CNNNNNNNNNNNNNNNNNNNNNNNNNNNNNNNNNNNNNNNNNNNNNNNNNNNNNNNNNNNNNNNNNNNNNNNNNNNNNNNNNNNNNNNNNNNNNNNNNNNNGTGGAGACGATGCTGCGGCGCTCGGCGCGCTGCCTCATGGAGGGCAAGCAGCTGCTGGTGATCGGCGCGGGCGGCGTCAGCAAGAAGTTCGTGTGGGAGGCGGCGCGCGACTACGGGCTCAAG CTGCACCTAGTGGAGTCGGATCCCAACCACTTCGCATCCCAGCTGGTGCAGACTTTCATCCACTTCGACGTGACGGAGCACCGGAGGGATGAAGAGAACGCGCGCTTGCTGGCGGAGCTGGTGCGGGCACGCGGCCTGCAGCTCGATGGCTGCTTCTCCTACTGGGATGACTGCCTTGTGCTCACGGCCTTGctctgccaggagctggggctgCCCTGCAGCCCCCCCGCCGCCATGCGCCTGGCCAAGCAGAAGAGCTGCACCCAGCTGCACCTGCTGCGCTGCCAGGGCCCGCCCTGGCCCGCGCCCTCCCTCCATGCTGTGCCCTGCTGCCCTCTGGAGAGTGAGGCTGACGTGGAGAGGGCCgtccaccaggtgcccctgccaggtGTCATGAAGCTGGAGTTTGGGGCAGGCGCAGTGGGGGTGCGGCTGGTGGAGGATGCCCCCCAGTGCCACGAACACTTTTCCCGGGTCACCCGCGACCTGCAGGGTGAGGCCGATCACCCCGGCattgggctgggctgggggaacGCCATGCTGCTGATGGAGTTCATTGAGGGCACCGAGCACGATGTGGACCTGGTGGTGTTCGGGGGGCGACTGTTGGCCGCCTTCGTCTCCGACAATGGCCCCACGAGGCTGCCTGGCTTCACCGAGACGGCAGCCTGCATGCCCACCGGGCTGGCACCGGAGCAGGAGGCACAGCTGGTGCAGGCGGCCTTCCGCTGTTGCCTGGGCTGCGGGCTGCTGGATGGCGTCTTCAACGTGGAGCTCAAGCTGACCGGGGCCGGGCCGAAACTCATCGAGATCAACCCCCGCATGGGCGGCTTCTACCTGAGGGACTGGATCCTGGAGCTCTACGGTGTGGACCTGCTGCTGGCCGCCACCATGGTGGCCTGTGGCCTGCGGCCCGCCTTGCCCACCCACCCACGTGCCCGTGGCCACCTGGTGGGCATCATGTGCCTGGTGTCCCAGCACCTTCAGGCGCTGAGTTCCACTGCCAGCCGTGAGACCCTGCAGGCTCTGCACGACCGGGGCCTGTTGCGCTTCAATCTGCTGGAGGAGGTCCTGGTGCCTGGTGACTACGAGGAGCCCTACTGCAGCGTGGCTTGTGCGGGGCCCAGCCTGGCTGAGGCTCGTCTCCGCCTGCTGGGCCTCTGCCAGGGTCTGGGCCTCGATGGGCCCCACTACCCTGTTGCCCACTTCCTGTCCCACTTCAAATAG